In Candidatus Binataceae bacterium, a genomic segment contains:
- the lipA gene encoding lipoyl synthase has protein sequence MIERRHPDWIKVRAPTSPEYFRTRALLAELRLHTVCQEAQCPNIGECFSHRTATFMLMGDVCTRNCPYCAVAHGKVRPLDPDEPRRIAEAVARLSLDHVVVTSVDRDDLPDGGAAHFAATAGAIRRLRPAARVEVLVPDFKGSHSAVDTVVEAPVAIFNHNIETVPSLYRKARPGGNYQRSLDLLAHARSTGKGRGDALLTKAGIMLGLGEETSEIEGVLRDLRTAGCDILTLGQYLRPSRDHLPVERYVTPAEFADLKSSAMALGFRHVESGPLVRSSYHAWQHVN, from the coding sequence ATGATCGAGCGCAGACATCCGGATTGGATCAAGGTGCGAGCGCCGACCTCGCCCGAGTACTTCCGCACGCGCGCCCTGCTCGCCGAATTGCGATTACATACGGTTTGCCAGGAAGCGCAATGCCCGAATATTGGCGAGTGCTTTTCTCATCGCACGGCCACTTTCATGCTGATGGGCGACGTATGCACGCGCAACTGTCCTTACTGCGCGGTGGCGCACGGCAAGGTGCGCCCGCTCGATCCCGACGAGCCGCGGCGAATCGCCGAGGCCGTCGCGCGTCTGAGCCTCGACCATGTGGTCGTCACTTCGGTCGATCGCGACGATCTGCCGGACGGCGGCGCCGCGCACTTCGCCGCGACCGCAGGCGCTATTCGCCGGCTTCGGCCAGCGGCGCGGGTCGAAGTACTGGTGCCCGACTTCAAAGGATCGCATTCAGCCGTCGATACCGTGGTCGAAGCGCCGGTCGCAATCTTCAATCACAATATCGAAACCGTGCCGAGCCTCTATCGCAAAGCCCGGCCCGGCGGGAACTATCAGCGCTCGCTCGATCTGCTGGCTCACGCGAGAAGCACAGGTAAGGGGCGCGGAGATGCGCTCCTGACAAAGGCCGGGATCATGCTCGGCCTGGGTGAAGAAACGTCCGAAATCGAAGGCGTACTGCGCGATCTGCGCACTGCCGGCTGCGATATACTGACGCTCGGCCAGTACCTCCGCCCTTCGCGCGACCATTTGCCGGTCGAGCGTTACGTCACTCCCGCCGAATTCGCCGACCTCAAGTCCTCCGCCATGGCGCTGGGATTCAGGCACGTCGAATCGGGGCCCCTGGTTCGAAGCTCGTACCATGCCTGGCAACACGTGAATTAA